A region from the Dermacentor andersoni chromosome 11, qqDerAnde1_hic_scaffold, whole genome shotgun sequence genome encodes:
- the beta4GalT7 gene encoding beta-1,4-galactosyltransferase 7 produces MLHGRRVLLALLLCGLLCTLLVPFTLVLRSPTACSSGDEDDDDYERGSAGDHRLAVIIPFRDRFDELLRLAPHLHRFLRNQGIRHRLVVVNQIDTLRFNRGSLINAGFLESEADCDYVAMHDVDLLPLNPQLSYAFPPNGGPHHLAAPGLHPRYHYPTFVGGILLLSTARFRQLNGISNRYWGWGLEDDEFYARIREAGLNVTRPVGITTGKKDTFRHLHDRRRRPRDTARTAQQRRENRRRDRRTGLGDIRYQVKARHKLKIDGAPVDVLDVRLLCNRTDTPWCELPVN; encoded by the exons ATGTTGCACGGGCGGCGCGTGCTACTCGCGCTGCTCTTGTGCGGCCTGCTCTGCACGCTGCTTGTGCCGTTTACTTTGGTGCTACGTTCGCCGACGGCCTGCAGCTCTggtgacgaagacgacgatgactATGAACGCGGAAGCGCGGGGGACCACCGATTAGCAGTGATCATTCCGTTTCGCGATCGCTTCGACGAATTGTTGCGGCTGGCGCCTCACTTGCACCGCTTTCTGCGCAACCAGGGGATTCGGCACAGGCTGGTTGTGGTGAACCAG ATTGACACGCTGCGATTCAATCGAGGCTCGCTTATCAATGCTGGCTTCTTGGAGAGCGAGGCAGACTGTGACTATGTTGCCATGCACGACGTTGACCTCCTGCCGTTGAACCCCCAGCTGAGCTATGCATTCCCTCCCAATGGTGGCCCGCACCACCTCGCTGCACCAGGCCTGCATCCGCGGTACCACTACCCAACCTTTGTTGGTGGCATCCTTCTGTTGAGCACAGCCCGCTTCCGCCAGTTGAACGGCATCTCGAACCGCTACTGGGGTTGGGGACTCGAGGATGATGAATTCTATGCACGTATTCGCGAAGCTGGCCTCAACGTTACACGACCTGTTGGCATTACAACAGGAAAAAAAGACACGTTTCGACACCTGCACGACCGCCGGCGCCGGCCGAGAGACACAGCGCGGACGGCACAGCAGAGGCGCGAGAATCGTCGTAGGGACCGCCGAACTGGGCTGGGTGACATAAGGTATCAAGTCAAGGCAAGACACAAGCTTAAGATTGACGGGGCACCTGTGGATGTGCTTGATGTTAGACTGCTTTGCAATCGTACTGACACGCCATGGTGTGAATTACCTGTAAATTGA
- the LOC126539150 gene encoding NHL repeat-containing protein 2, giving the protein METCDDYPTSLVKLRNSQEEFENQFYAAEECKRNEIAARYIAEVSSSDDPFIVADLGTDSEWINTSRPLVASDLRGRVVVLDFFTFCCINCQHILPIVKHLEEEFPVHSGLLVVGVHSAKFDHEKELGNVSKALMRLGIIHPVVNDAQSSLWKRLKINCWPTLVVLGPSGQALLFLVGEGAIQLLIPFCRVAMAHFLPSSLTSLPLAPGVLPTGMLRFPAKTCATETRLIIADTGHHRIVITDHSGKVLQVVGGSEPGYQDGPLDCTLFNEPNGVQWRDPHFILVADTGNHAIREVNLENSTVSTLAGTGQQGEDTVGGHLGQQQPLNSPWDICLVDDIVFIAMAGLHQIWAFFLQDEVLFGKRTCSAGTCVCIAGSGAEGNRNNSYPLRATFAQPSGLCFQPPCSLYIADSESSSIRVLSLKDGTVKNVVGGSLDPTDLFCFGDADGVALDAKLQHPLGVAWNTAKGKLYVADSYNHKIREVDVEKRLCKTFVGGASGKTLSESHSQSAKFNEPGGLCTFGGKMYIADTNNHCIKVVDLDSGSIEVLAIAAPHVTDCDGLSEESVSDGKRVFSVTLSPGGHMCLRFEPPVGLATGAPNRWKVHSSQHVWTQTPLPAGTLQPAMQATAELTLRERCIERNLNVQVTFEVYICKGDVCEPHSWNFCVAVSIDDKGPAKQEICFSKDLYV; this is encoded by the exons ATGGAAACGTGCGACGATTATCCAACATCATTGGTCAAGCTTCGAAACAGCCAGGAAGAGTTTGAAAATCAGTTCTACGCGGCAGAAGAATGCAAGCGAAATGAAATCGCCGCAAGATATATAGCCGAAGTGTCAAGTTCCGACGATCCTTTCATCGTCGCCGACTTGGGAACGG ATTCGGAGTGGATAAACACATCACGACCTTTGGTGGCCTCCGACCTGCGTGGCCGGGTCGTCGTGCTGGACTTCTTCACATTCTGCTGCATAAACTGCCAGCACATACTGCCCATAGTGAAACATCTCGAGGAAGAATTCCCCGTCCACTCTGGTCTCCTGGTGGTTGGGGTGCACTCGGCAAAGTTTGACCATGAGAAGGAGCTAGGCAATGTCAGCAAAGCCCTAATGCGCCTTGGCATCATTCACCCAGTAGTAAACGATGCCCAAAGCTCTCTTTGGAAACGTTTGAAGATCAACTGTTGGCCCACATTAGTTGTCCTTGGACCATCAGGACAGGCTCTGCTGTTTCTTGTGGGTGAAGGGGCGATTCAGCTTTTGATACCCTTCTGTCGGGTGGCAATGGCCCACTTCCTTCCTTCGTCTCTGACCTCATTGCCATTGGCCCCGGGTGTTCTTCCCACAGGGATGTTACGCTTTCCAGCCAAAACGTGTGCCACTGAGACAAGACTTATCATTGCAGATACTGGTCATCATCGCATCGTCATCACGGATCATAGTGGCAAGGTGCTTCAGGTGGTGGGAGGCTCCGAGCCTGGTTATCAAGATGGTCCTCTAGATTGCACGCTGTTCAATGAACCAAATGGTGTTCAGTGGCGAGATCCTCACTTCATTCTTGTTGCTGACACTGGGAACCATGCCATCCGTGAGGTCAACCTTGAGAATAGCACAGTGAGCACTTTGGCTGGGACAGGGCAACAAGGGGAAGACACCGTGGGAGGCCACCTAGGACAACAGCAACCGCTCAACTCACCATGGGACATCTGTTTAGTGGACGACATAGTGTTCATTGCCATGGCTGGCTTGCATCAGATCTGGGCCTTCTTCCTTCAAGATGAAGTGCTATTTGGAAAACG GACTTGCAGTGCAGGCACATGTGTGTGTATTGCTGGAAGCGGTGCTGAAGGGAACAGAAATAACAGCTATCCTCTCAGAGCAACATTTGCCCAGCCATCAGGGCTTTGTTTTCAGCCACCCTGCTCTCTGTACATTGCAGACAGTGAGAGTTCATCCATAAGAGTGCTGTCGCTGAAGGACGGGACGGTTAAAAATGTTGTTGGCGGAAGCCTTGATCCTACG GACCTGTTCTGCTTTGGGGATGCAGATGGTGTAGCCTTAGATGCAAAGCTTCAGCACCCCCTCGGTGTTGCCTGGAACACTGCTAAAGGAAAGCTTTATGTGGCCGATAGCTACAACCACAAGATACGAGAAGTGGACGTGGAAAAGCGATTGTGCAAAACATTTGTTGGAGGTGCAAGTGGTAAAACTCTATCTGAATCGCATTCACAATCAGCAAAGTTTAATGAACCTGGAGGTTTGTGCACGTTTGGAGGCAAAATGTACATTGCAGATACAAATAATCATTGCATCAAGGTTGTTGACCTAGACTCTGGTTCCATTGAAGTGCTTGCCATTGCTGCTCCTCACGTCACTGACTGTGATGGTTTGAGTGAAGAAAGTGTGAGTGACGGAAAGCGCGTGTTCAGTGTAACACTATCACCCGGAGGCCACATGTGTCTTAGGTTTGAGCCTCCAGTTGGCCTAGCTACTGGAGCTCCAAACCGATGGAAAGTTCATTCCAGTCAACATGTGTGGACGCAAACTCCTCTGCCTGCAGGAACACTGCAACCTGCAATGCAAGCCACTGCTGAATTGACACTGCGTGAACGCTGTATTGAGCGGAACCTGAATGTTCAAGTAACTTTCGAAGTTTACATTTGCAAGGGTGATGTTTGTGAACCTCATTCATGGAATTTTTGTGTTGCGGTGTCCATAGATGACAAAGGTCCAGCAAAACAAGAAATTTGCTTTTCAAAAGACTTGTACGTGTAA
- the LOC126539153 gene encoding uncharacterized protein — protein sequence MQPSAGPSRSLPSTSADNGQYVERNYNLPTQSNRQVLKFSLTHELFPDLRQPAPANENRTLGPSSNSHQVSNPPRDTYMQSAFTSLRCKFCGSECADKGSLLRHLRRHNRVLSREIDVLLEQLVFTLDAIDADLDDAPRATFSGQNRTANVTLEQTQVRERLATQRSCHVPDQTAQQTHRVNSSNNVGVPPGKPNAPEQLEGCVDRASQTSQTQVLSHRRQVSARRNSVGPVVESSQNLTTFGTTLESCRTALGNGCVIQQPAQQPTVPGTTVEDNVRRTLQPNCAGSVEYRLQSQAVKTRKRPSPPEPRAAPDSARCSEGLVLAQATSTLSPTQYILYTANAPVGDSGSDVLRSPTEVAPSNEDATSAFLNIASTQHLGSSTTTSSLYTERQGLAVQIESATLLICCTERSALDGSLVNPLDLTEDAHGPCITASTSGLSTSRPKRVRAVTWIPPPYANNDDNRPSSKASGSTPCHESIGDEVTSRPLPTPCTEANAHGTSSTDEVTRAVREPSYGGDLVANISIHHEQEDRRTACDEDTADNASWAQHWEQELEHVSTHEITPSPPPCDLGTRERHAIKQEKEEAIAKEGSLEKPAYDNADTPLSAPCVADPTCGRGIVKDESLEHPSEEQSLDKAELPLPAPSVARPQGLKRKKGVSRDNVAKDSRTKQRSKQFQVGSVDEAEVSAAPPGITESACGLGTSRPKRLRAVTWNPPIYAGDDYNRPSAKASGSTARHESAPPCSKDDKGVPASPPGAAKTWQCPSCTSVLSSRSSLCRHRLLMHTRQKPLNCQQCTKTFRLNETLRNHVRTVHTAETWQCPSCSKVLSCKYSFDRHHLLMHAAQKPLNCPHCTRTFGLKETLRNHVRSAHTGERPFECHLCPSSFAQKTSLHQHLVWHRNERRFECKLCPNTFIVKGHLKRHMRSHTNERPFLCSLCPKQLSSSHALKRHLLTHTGERPHKCEVCGKTFRLLSTLQAHVARFHPTEISLD from the coding sequence ATGCAACCTTCGGCTGGACCTTCCCGCTCACTTCCGTCGACCTCTGCTGATAATGGGCAGTACGTGGAGAGAAATTACAACCTACCAACGCAGagtaaccgccaagtgctcaagTTTAGTCTGACACACGAACTTTTCCCCGACTTGCGTCAGCCTGCTCCCGCAAACGAGAATCGTACGCTTGGGCCTTCCAGCAACTCCCATCAAGTTAGCAACCCCCCGAGAGATACCTACATGCAGTCGGCGTTTACTTCACTGCGCTGCAAATTCTGTGGATCAGAGTGCGCGGACAAGGGTAGCCTTCTCCGTCATTTGCGAAGACACAACCGAGTGCTCTCTCGCGAGATTGATGTCTTGCTGGAGCAATTGGTATTCACTCTGGACGCGATTGATGCCGACTTAGATGACGCGCCGAGGGCAACGTTTTCCGGGCAGAACAGAACAGCGAATGTAACCTTAGAACAAACACAAGTTCGTGAACGTCTGGCAACACAGCGCAGTTGTCACGTGCCCGACCAAACGGCACAGCAAACCCACAGAGTAAACTCGTCGAACAATGTTGGTGTACCTCCAGGTAAACCCAATGCTCCTGAACAACTCGAAGGCTGTGTAGACAGGGCGAGTCAAACAAGTCAGACACAGGTGCTCTCTCACCGAAGGCAGGTTTCTGCGCGCCGAAACAGTGTAGGCCCTGTGGTGGAATCTTCTCAGAACCTGACAACTTTCGGGACAACTTTAGAAAGCTGCCGCACTGCACTTGGCAACGGATGTGTAATTCAGCAGCCCGCCCAGCAACCCACAGTGCCCGGTACGACGGTCGAGGACAATGTTCGCCGCACCTTGCAGCCAAACTGCGCTGGAAGTGTGGAATATCGATTGCAAAGCCAAGCTGTGAAAACGCGCAAGAGACCGTCGCCGCCGGAGCCCAGGGCCGCCCCTGATTCCGCACGCTGTTCTGAAGGGCTAGTACTGGCTCAAGCTACGAGTACTTTAAGCCCTACGCAATACATACTGTACACAGCGAATGCACCTGTAGGCGATTCAGGGAGCGACGTACTTCGTTCGCCAACAGAGGTTGCCCCCAGCAACGAAGACGCCACATCGGCATTTCTCAACATTGCGAGTACTCAGCACTTAGGCAGTAGCACTACTACTTCGTCGCTGTATACTGAAAGGCAGGGTCTCGCTGTGCAAATAGAAAGCGCTACTCTGCTCATCTGTTGTACCGAGAGATCAGCATTGGATGGGTCCTTGGTGAATCCCCTAGACCTTACTGAAGACGCCCACGGCCCTTGTATCACAGCGTCGACCTCCGGGCTAAGTACTTCCCGACCAAAACGCGTAAGAGCAGTGACCTGGATCCCTCCACCGTATGCGAACAACGACGACAACAGACCTTCCTCGAAGGCATCAGGAAGCACTCCCTGCCACGAAAGCATAGGCGACGAGGTGACATCACGACCGTTACCTACACCGTGTACTGAAGCTAACGCGCATGGAACCTCGAGCACAGACGAGGTCACACGTGCGGTACGGGAGCCATCATATGGCGGAGACCTGGTCGCCAACATCTCCATTCATCATGAGCAGGAAGACCGGCGTACTGCTTGCGACGAGGACACTGCGGACAATGCGAGTTGGGCGCAGCACTGGGAACAGGAATTAGAGCATGTCAGCACACACGAAATCACGCCGTCTCCACCACCATGTGACTTAGGTACTCGCGAACGGCATGCCATAAAGCAAGAGAAAGAGGAGGCCATCGCCAAAGAGGGAAGCCTGGAAAAGCCAGCCTATGACAACGCCGATACTCCGCTATCTGCACCATGTGTCGCGGACCCCACGTGTGGGCGGGGCATCGTCAAGGACGAGAGTCTGGAACATCCATCGGAAGAGCAATCCCTCGACAAAGCTGAACTCCCGTTGCCTGCGCCAAGTGTCGCGCGCCCCCAAGGCCTGAAGCGCAAGAAAGGTGTCTCCCGGGACAATGTCGCCAAGGATTCAAGAACGAAACAGCGATCGAAACAGTTCCAAGTCGGTTCCGTCGACGAAGCAGAAGTGTCGGCCGCTCCGCCAGGCATCACAGAGTCCGCCTGCGGGCTAGGTACTTCCCGACCGAAACGCCTAAGAGCAGTGACCTGGAACCCTCCAATCTATGCCGGCGACGACTACAACCGACCTTCCGCTAAGGCGTCCGGAAGCACTGCCCGCCACGAGTCAGCACCGCCATGCTCGAAGGACGACAAAGGAGTTCCCGCGTCCCCGCCAGGCGCGGCCAAGACCTGGCAGTGCCCGTCGTGCACCAGCGTGCTCTCGAGCAGGTCGAGCCTCTGCCGACACCGCCTGCTGATGCATACCAGACAGAAGCCGCTGAACTGCCAGCAATGCACCAAGACGTTTCGCTTGAACGAGACGCTGAGAAATCATGTTCGCACCGTGCACACGGCCGAGACCTGGCAGTGCCCGTCGTGCTCCAAGGTGCTGTCGTGCAAGTACAGCTTCGACCGACACCACCTGCTGATGCACGCCGCTCAGAAGCCGCTGAACTGCCCGCACTGCACCAGGACGTTCGGCTTGAAGGAGACGCTGCGGAACCACGTCCGCTCCGCGCACACCGGAGAGCGGCCCTTCGAGTGCCACCTGTGCCCCAGCTCGTTCGCCCAGAAAACGTCCCTCCATCAGCACTTGGTGTGGCACAGGAACGAACGGCGCTTCGAGTGCAAGCTGTGCCCCAACACGTTCATCGTAAAGGGGCACCTGAAGCGTCACATGCGGAGTCACACCAACGAGAGGCCGTTCTTGTGCTCCCTGTGCCCCAAGCAGCTGTCCAGCTCGCACGCCCTCAAGAGGCACTTACTGACTCACACCGGCGAGCGGCCGCATAAGTGCGAGGTTTGCGGCAAAACGTTTCGACTGCTGTCCACTCTCCAGGCCCACGTTGCCAGGTTTCACCCGACTGAGATTAGCCTCGACTGA
- the LOC126539152 gene encoding secreted frizzled-related protein 5-like, with the protein MGFVPLLLPALLAVAAAASAAGLDGFDWAGRLAQPTCLEIPANLTLCRGIGYTRMRLPNLLEHDSMAEVQQQARSWVQLVNRRCHPDTQLFLCSLFSPVCLERPIFPCRSLCEAVRRGCESTMAHYGYPWPDMVRCDKFPLDNDMCIGVQSAAAASEASASVACRACQQANTTESLVDNYCRADFVVRARVKRLQGSQLQCKRSKLLKLRQGLPRRQLRRPVLKAPDFERCCGPLKGQLLLMGLRAENGSLAPLLIMPWRRTTAFRKALRLMRGVDCANPLQH; encoded by the exons ATGGGGTTTGTCCCGCTCCTGTTGCCGGCGCTGCTCGCCGTAGCGGCAGCGGCGTCGGCGGCCGGCTTGGACGGGTTCGACTGGGCCGGACGGCTAGCGCAGCCCACCTGCCTCGAGATACCGGCCAACCTGACGCTGTGTCGCGGCATCGGCTACACGCGCATGCGACTGCCCAACCTGCTCGAACACGACAGCATGGCGGAGGTTCAACAGCAGGCGCGCTCCTGGGTGCAGCTGGTGAACCGGCGCTGCCATCCGGACACTCAGCTCTTCCTGTGCTCGCTATTCTCGCCCGTCTGTCTGGAGCGGCCCATCTTTCCCTGCCGAAGCCTGTGCGAGGCCGTTCGCAGGGGATGTGAGTCCACCATGGCACACTACGGCTACCCGTGGCCGGACATGGTCCGCTGCGACAAGTTTCCCCTGGACAATGACATGTGCATCGGTGTGCAGAGCGCCGCTGCAGCAAGCGAGGCCTCGGCGTCGGTCGCCTGCAGGGCTTGCCAACAGGCCAACACGACGGAGTCGCTCGTGGACAACTACTGCCGCGCCGACTTCG TGGTGCGTGCCCGGGTGAAGCGCCTTCAGGGATCTCAGCTGCAGTGCAAGCGCTCAAAGCTGCTCAAGCTGCGCCAGGGCCTGCCACGACGTCAGCTTCGGCGCCCTGTCCTCAAGGCGCCAGACTTCGAACGCTGTTGCGGCCCGCTCAAGGGACAGCTGCTGCTCATGGGGCTGCGTGCCGAAAACGGCAGTCTGGCCCCTTTGCTCATCATGCCCTGGCGCCGTaccacggccttccgcaaggcccTGCGGCTCATGCGCGGAGTTGACTGCGCCAACCCGCTGCAGCACTAG